TATCCCAGAAAGTATGGTGAAGATTTTACCTGACAAGGGAGGACAGCTTTTGTTTAATGTTACCTCAATAAATAATAAAATTACAATTCTCCATAAGTTGAGAATAACAAACGTTAATATTCCTGTTGATCAATACCTTGGACTGAAAAAGCTATATCAATATTCCGCTGATAAACAGGCTCAAATGATTATTCTTGAAAAAACCAATTAGTATAAAATCTACACAATGAAATACGTAAAACTCTTTTTGTTTCTATCAACTTTTCTACTCTCCATGCAGCTTTTAGCAGATAATAAATATGCTGTTAGTGAAATTCCAAGTCAATTATTAGAAAATGCTCATGCCGTTGTTCGCTATGATTATTTGAAGTTTGAAACAAAGGGTGATCATAAGGGCACAAAAACGTTTAAATATGCAATAACAATTTTGAATGAGAATGGTCTGTACTATACGCACGTTACTGTTCCTTACGATAAAGATCACAAGCTTGTTTCTTTTGTTGGAAAAATTTATGATGCAAATGGAACTTTAATTAAAGTGCTAGATGCAGCTGAAGACATCATTGATATGTCAAATATTCCATTTGGAACATTGTTTACAGATAGTAGAGTGAAAATTGCAGACATGCTAGTAGCGAAATTTCCTTTTACAATAGAGGTTGAGTATATCCAAAAGGTGAAAGATTTGCTTTTTTTTCCAACATTTTTATTTCAACCAAATAACGAAACTTCTGTTGAACAATCCATTTTCGAAATTGTTATTCCTGAGGGGAGCTCTTTTCGTTTTAAAGAGTTCAATTTTGAAGGAAAATTAGATTCCATTAAAGAGGGTAAAGTACTTAGGTATATTTGGACAGAAACAAATCTGAATGCCTTTGAAGATGAAGTATATAGCTTTCCCTTTGATAAAAGTCTATCGCGAATTATTACAACTGCCAATACGGTAAATTTCTATAATTACATAGGAAAAATAAGTACGTGGGAAGAATTTGGCAAATGGGTGTCCAGAATAAATGATGTAGACAGAGAACTTCCACTGGAGCTAAAAACTGAAATAAATGAATTAGTTAAAAATGCCTCAACCGAACTGGAGAAGATTCAACTGATTTATAAATATGTGCAGTCGAATACACGCTATGTGAACATTTCCTACAATATTGGTGGACTTCGACCACAGCCTCCATCTACCGTGTATCACCTTGGATATGGTGATTGTAAAGCATTAACCATGTATACCATGGAGTTATTAAAAATTACAGGCATAAAGTCTCACTATACTTTAGTTAAATCAGGAAATAGTAATACTGATATTCATATTTCACTTCCATCCTTTCAATTTAATCACGCTATTCTCTGTGTCCCTCAAGCTGAAGATACAATTTGGCTTGAATGTACAAGTCAGACTTTACCATTTGGCTTTTTAGGTAGCTTTACTGATGATCGTCATGTTTTACTCATAACAGAAAAAGGAGGTAAAATTGCAAAAACCTCATTTTATGGAGTTAATGACAATAAAAGGTTTATGACTGCAGAAATAGATTTACAAAAGAGTGGAGATGCGGATGCAAAGCTTTCTTTTCATTATAAAGGTTTAGAATATGATAAAGTTGATTTTGATCAGCTTATTGAGGCAGGTAACAGTTATCAAAAGGATTGGCTATACGAAAGTCTTGAATTGTCATCTTTTACAATAACAGAACTTGAATTCAAAGAAGATAGGAAAACAGTTCCTGAAGCAAATATCACCATGAATCTGGATATAAAAAGCTTCCTCTCATCAGGCAGCCATACTATGTATTTTCGTCCTAACATGTCACTGAAGTGGTTAAATATTCCAGCAATTGATTCCAATAGAAAAACAAATCTGTATTTTGAAGACGATTATCAGGATTCAATTTCCATTGTTTACACCGTTCCATATGGTGCTGAAATAGACTATTTGCCTAGTGATAAAAACGAAACATCGGATTTTGGAGAGTATCATTGTTACTTTGAAAGGCTAGAGAAAAAGGTGTTCAGATATACGCGTAGCTTGAAAATACATAAAGGAAATTATCCTCCTGAAAAGTTTAATGAATATGTTGCTTTTGTCCGAAAAGTAGTTAAAGCTGATAAGGAACTTGTTATCTTAAAAAAGACATAATCAATAAAACTGTTGAATTTTGAACTTGCCTACAGGCTTTTTTTGAATATCCGAAACTTCTTATAGGCAACTCCACCCATTTTCTCCATTTCGGCTCTCACTTTCTCATTTTCTTCCAACTCAAGATGTGAATCGATATGGTCGTATCCTTTTTCCAAAGCTGATTCGATCATTTTGCTACCCATCAAAACATCCAATCCTCGTCCTCGATATTCTTGTTTAACAGCTCCTAATAATAAAACCAATCGTTTCGTTTCTTTTTGTGATTTCCAAATCTTGAAAATGCCAAAAGGAATAACATAGCCTTTAGATTTTTTGATGCCTTCACTGATATCAGGCATGCCAATAATAAATGCAACAGGCTCATCTTGTTTCATGACAACTTTAACAAAAGCAGGATCAATTACCGGTAAATATCGACTGGCAAAATCGTCCATTTCTTTTTTCTCAAAAGGTATAAAACCATAAATTTCGTTGAAAGTTTCATTGACAAGACCGAAGATGGGACGAATATAGGGTTTAAGTTTTCGTCTGCTTTTGAATTCCAGAAGATTAAAGTCACCATTTCTAACTACCCTTTCCTGAATTCTCGTATAGAATAATGGTATTTCGCAAGGGACATCTACTTTATAAGCAAATAAGTCAACTTCTTTGGAATAACCTCTTTCTTCAAGAAATGTGATAAGTTCTGGTGTATTATAGTTTGTAATAATAACTGGCTTATGTTCAAATCCTTCAATTAAATAACCTTGAGGATCTTTGTCTGAAAAACCAAACGGACCGACTATTTTTTTTGCTCCTTTCTCTTTTGCCCAATTTTCCATTGTTTCCAAAAGAGCTGATAACACTTCGTTATCTTGACCTTCCATCCAGATAAAACGTGCATTATTATTCATGCTTAGCTCATTGTAGCGATGATTTATGACGCCCATGATACGGCCTACAGCGGTTTTGTTTTTATAGGCTAAAAGCAAAATTGTATCGCAATATGAAAATGACTTATTTTTTTTAGGATTAAAATAAATCTTATCATCCATATATACGGGTGGAATCCAATCGGGTTCTGATTTATGCAATTTAGATGGGAGGAAAATGAAGGTTCGGAGATCTTTTTTGGACTTAACTTCTCGTATCGTTATCGTCATTCATTGAAAATAATGATATTGATTGATCTATTGCTAAATCAATTAATACCGATTAATTGAAATTGATAACACAAAAATAATGGAAATGAATAGTAAAAGAAAGGATGAAGCTTTGATATAAATCAATAATATGATTTATTCTTCTGGAGTTTCTCCAGTTGCTTGTTGTTGTTCTGCTGCTCCTTGAGGAATCGGTGCGGCCATATCTTCAATTTGATCACTCATCATTGAATCACGTCCTTGTTGATAGCTGTTGTCAGGAATAAAAACGATGGTTAATACAACTATCGCAAAAATACCAATTGCAACATACCAAGTAGCTTTTTCAAGAAAATCGGCTGTTTGACGAGCACCAATAACCTGACTGGCTGAACCTCCAAAAGTTGCAGATACTCCACCACCTTTTGGGTTTTGAGCTAAAATTACAAGAATAAGAAAAAGTGCTGCAAGAATCAATATTATTAATAAAAACGTAAGCATATTATTCGTTTATTTTATCTTCTAGATGTTTTATTAGGAGGGCAAAGTAATCACTTTTTTCAGGATTAATCAAGGATAATTTTTGGTAAATTTTAATTGCTTTATCATGCCTGCCTTGCATGATGTATATTTTTGCCAATGTTTCGCTTGCAAAAATCTCCTCTTCTTCAATACTTTTAGATGCTTTTTCAGCTGGATTGTAAAAACTGCTAATGGGTTTTTTAATACTGGGCTTGGTTTTGATAAAGCGATCGATGAGTGCATCGCTGGCAGTACTCTCCTTGTTTTGAATGGATTTTGTGCCTCTCATTACGCTACTGACCACATCCCTTCCTTTATGAGTAAAATCTGCTGAAAAGTAATGGTGCATTTTTGCTCTGCTTCCTGCATAAATAGCTGCTTCCCTTAAATAGCTATTTGAAAATACACTTTCAGTTTGATTAATGGCAATGGAATGAAGCAAATGTGCAGATTGAAAATAAGGGTATTTTTCCTTAAGCTCATTCAATAAGTCAACATCCGGTTTGTATAATAAACTGGAAGGATTGCTGATATAACCAATGATTTTGACTTCATTCATTTTACCAGTTATTTACTGCTCTATTAAAAATGTCTTGAATAAGCATTTCGCTGATTTCAGTAATAAGCTCGTCTTCAATAGCAGAAAGGTCTTCATTGCTGTCGTAGTCTATATAATTTGAGAAATTAACGCTGAAATTCTGGTCGGTATTCATTTTGTTTTCATAAACAACTTTAACGCTAATAATTAAGCGTGTTGTTGTAGCTATTTCGCCACTACTTACACTGGAAGGACCTGTTTTGTAATTGGTTATGGTTCCTTCAAAAATAATATCCCCATCCGAATTGGTATGTGTTAAATTCATTTCATTTCTGAACTTATCTTTCAATTGTTCAGTTAAATCATCGGCTAAGGATGGAACCACGATGCTGGCTTGATTGCTAAAAGGAATTACAGTGAAACTTTTAATATCGGGGTGTAAGTCTGCACCGCTTAAACTATATATTCCACATTGCATAAATAAAATTGGAGTACATAGTACTAAAGTAAAAACAGATATTAATTTCAAAAGTCTCATAATTTTTAAAAGCTGTGCAAAGATCAGGCGATTATAAATCTTCCAAAGAATATTCTTTGATTTTACGGTATAAAGTTCTTTCTGAAATCCCTAATTCTTTTGCAGCCGGTTTTCTTTTACCTTTATGTCGAACCAGCGCAACTTTAATCATTTCTTTTTCTTTCTCAGCTAATGATAGTGTTTCCTGCACTTCAATCACATCTGTATTTTCTGAATAAACTTCAGAATCAGTGATATCGTTGTCTTTGCCAAATCGGTAGCTTGCATCTGAAAGGTTGTTTCCTGCTTTAAGCAATCTGTCGGTAGCTGTTTCAATAGTTTGCTCGAAATCATCACCCTGGTTTCGTACATTCTTCAACACATCGTATACTGCAGTTTTAACCTCAGTCACATCTTTGCGTATGTCGATCAGGAATTTATATAACAAATCACGCTCTTTAACACCATCATCTGCTTCAAAAGAGTGCTGTTTAATCGGTACCAATTCTTTTGATACAGCTTCTGGAAGATATTCGTGTAAGATAGCTCCTGTGATATTTCGTTCTGCTTCCAGTATGGATATTTGCTCGACCAGATTTTTAAGCTGTCGTATGTTTCCAGGCCAATATTGAGTTTGTAACATCGTCACAGCCTCATCATTAAATTCGATAAGTGGTGTTTTGTATTTTTCAGCAAAATCCATGGCAAAACGGGCAGCCAAAAACATAATATCCTCTTTTCGGTTTCTTAATGCCGGAATAGGAATGGTTACTGTTGATAAGCGATAAAATAAATCTTCGCGAAACTTATTGTTTTTAGTTTGTTCCAAGAGGTCCTTATTGGAAGCTGCAATCAGTCTCACATCTGTTTTCATCACATTGGATGAACCCACTTTGATAAATTCACCTGTTTCAAGAACCCTGAGTAAACGTGATTGTGTTTCTAATGGTAGTTCGCTAATTTCATCCAGAAAAATAGTACCGCCATTAACGGTTTCAAAATATCCTTTCCTGGAGTCGTAAGCGTTGGTGAATGCTCCTTTTTCATGACCAAATAATTCGGAATCGATAGTTCCTTCAGGAATAGCAGCACAATTGACAGCGATAAAATGACCATGTTTTCTTTTGCTGGTATGATGGATGATTTTTGAAAATGCCTCTTTTCCTACACCACTTTCTCCAGATATTAAAACACTTATATCTGTAGGTGCAACTTTTAATGCTTTCTCAATCGCGCGATTTAAGAAAGTATGATTGCCAACTATTTCAAAACGATTTTTTACTTCCTGAATTTTATTTTGAGATATCATCATAATTCACTGCTATTAATCACAAATAGAATAAGAAGGCTTATTCATATGTAGTGCAAATTTAGCAATTATTAAATATTTAGATTGCCATTATTTGAAAGGATGATGCTTATTTTATTTCTCTTCAAAACAATTATCCAATTAATGCCTGTTGAACATCTTTTTTAAAACAGGCAATTGGTTTAAAATGGAGTTTGTATGTTTGTTAGGTAAATTAATTATTTGATTTTCTCATCAAAACCATTCATGTCAAATGGCAAATGTGTTACAGTTCATAGATAAATTACTGGTAAACTATAACGACTATATCGGTGGTTATGCAATTTTACTACTACTAATTCCAACTGGCTTATATTTCATTATTCGTCTTAAGTTTATAAATGTTACAAAAATTTGGCATTCCATTCGGGTAGTTGCTGGTAAATATGATAGCCCTGAAGATAAAGGAGATGTGAATCATTTCAAGGCTTTAACCACCGCATTATCTGCAACTGTAGGAACTGGAAATATAGTAGGTGTGGCATTGGCCATTTATTGGGGTGGTCCTGGTGCTATTTTCTGGATGTGGGTAACCGGTTTTCTGGGTATGATTATTAAGTATACCGAATGCACGCTTGCACATAAATACCGACAGTTTAATTCGGATGGAACTGTTTCCGGTGGACCGATGTACTACATGGAATTTGGATTAAAAAAGAAGTTAGGACGCTTTGCCAAAGTTTTAGCCATCATATTTGCGCTAGCGGCCATTTTGTGTTCACTCGGAACAGGAAACATGGCGCAGTCCAATTCCATGACTGGTGTGTTTTTGTCCAGTTTTAATATTGCTGATGCTATTACGATTGTAGGATTAAGCATTTCAACCAAATACATAACAGCAGCTGTCATAACACTCTTGGTGTTGTTAGTGATTGTTGGTGGATTGAAACGTATTGCAGATGTAACTTCAAAGCTTGTACCTATTATGGCTGTTTTGTATTTTGTCAGTTCTATTACAGTTGTTTTATTAATGTATAAGGAGGTTCCAGCAGCCTTTGCGCTAATTTTTAAAAGTGCATTTACAGGAAGTGCTGCTGCAGGTGGTTTTGTTGGATCTACATTTATGATGACATTGATATGGGGAGTTCGTAGAGGATTGTTTTCCAATGAAGCTGGACAAGGCTCGGCTCCTATTGCACATGCTGCAGCAAAAACGGAATACTCGGCAAGAGAAGGAATGGTAGCTTCTTTGGAACCTTTAGTCGACACTTTAATCATTTGTACATTAACGGCATTGGTTATAATTGTTACCGGAGCATGGAAATCGGGGGCAGAAGAATTTGCAATGACTGTTACAGGAATGGAAACAGGATTAGGTAAAATTGGTTTTGCATCTTCCGCAAAATACATTGTCTCCATAGGTCTTTTGTTATTTGCCTTTAGTACCATTATAAGTTGGTCATACTATGGCTCTCGGTCTGTTATTTATTTATTCGGAGAAAAATATGTGACTCCATATCGATACTTGTACGCATTATTTGTTTTTTTTGGCTGTATTTGGGGAGTGGATATCGTATGGCATTTTGTTGATGCAGTGATTACTTTTATGACTATTCCCAACCTGATTGCCATTCTTCTACTATCATCGGTAGTTATGTCGGAAACAAAACGATATTTTAAAGACATGAAACAATTGAAGAAACAAAATAATTAGTTTTTTAAGATGATTTTAAGCAAACAGAAAAAGCTGATCAGTTTTTTAACTTTCATTTTTGTGATGCTAATTGCTCAAATTAGTTTTGCTCAGAATGAAGGATCCGAAAAAGCAAAAGATCAATCAAAAATAAGTCATAAAATTAATGATGTATTTGCTCCAATTGTCGAGAAAATGGGAGATGTTTTGTTTTGGGATCCTTTTTCAGCCATGGGGATTTACGATTCACAGGTTTATGATAAAAAAGGCAATGTGGTTGTTGACGAAAATGGTGAACCCGTTTCTGCACCCTTAAAACTAATTGTAGTTTGGCTGATATGCGGTGCGTTGTTTTTTACGATATTCATGCGATTTATAAACATTCGGGGTTTTAAACATGCTATTGGATTAGTTCGAGGTAAATATTCCAATCCGAATCATAAAGGTGAAGTATCGCATTTTCAGGCATTGGCAACAGCTTTGTCGGCAACAGTCGGATTGGGAAACATTGCCAGTGTTGCTATTGCTATTTCCATTGGTGGCCCAGGTGCCACATTTTGGATGATAGTTGCAGGATTATTGGGTATGTCATCAAAATTTACAGAATGTACATTAGGTGTTAAATACAGAAATATTGACACCAATGGAGTCGTTTCAGGAGGCCCCATGTATTATCTGAGCAAAGGACTTGCAAAAAGGAATATGAAAGGGTTGGGACAAGGGTTGGCGATCATTTTTTCAATACTTGTTATTGGTGGATCCATTGGTGGAGGAAACATGTTTCAGGCTAATCAATCTTTAAGTCAATTTACAACTGTAATTCCGGCTATTGGCAATTTTAAAGTTGCTTATGGAATTATACTCGCCATATTAGTAGGGATTGTAATTGTTGGAGGCATTAAGAGTATTGCCCGTGTTACAGAGAAAATAGTTCCTTTTATGGCAGTTCTTTATGTTTCGGCTGCACTCATCATAATCTTCATGAATATTGCTCATGCTGGTGATGCTTTTAAGTTAATTTGGAATGGCGCTTTTCAGGCTGATGCCATGAAAGGTGGTTTGATCGGTGTTTTGATCATTGGATTTCAGCGTGCTTCTTTTTCAAACGAAGCAGGTGTTGGTTCAGCAGCTATAGCCCATAGTGCTGTAAAAACAAACGAACCTATTACCGAAGGATTGGTTTCCTTGCTGGAACCATTTATTGATACCGTTGTGATTTGTACCATGACGGCTTTAGTCATCATTTTCACAGGCTTTTATAACAATCCTGCCGGATTGGAAGGAGCTCAACTCACTTCAGCAGCTTTTAAAAGTGTAATCCCATGGTTTCCTTGGGTGCTGGTAATTGCTATTTTCTTATTTGCATTTTCAACCATGATTTCGTGGTCATATTATGGATTAAAAGGTTTTGATTATTTATTTGGAAGCTTATTCGAAAAAGTATTTGGCCATCGAAAATATATGAAACTTACCTACCAACTATTTTTTCTTGCCTGTATTGTTATTGGAGCTTCTTCTGAGCTGGGAGCTGTACTCGACTTTTCCGACATGATGATACTCTCCATGGCATTTCCCAATATTATTGGTTTGTTAATAATGGCTCCAGAGGTCAAACGCGATTTAAGTGATTACTTGTCACGCGTTAAGTCGGGGGCTATAAAGAAATATAAGTAACATGAAGATTAGAATAGTTTAACTCATTTCTTTTTCAGCTACAAAAGTCTTGCTTAGTTTTAATTAGGACATTTTATTTCTGTTTTCATAGGAAAGTTAAGAATGTAGTTTAATTTCGAATTTAAAGAATTAGTATGTCACGAAAAACCTGGAAGGATTATTTTCATTTTTCCAAAGCCGAAAGGTCAGGGGTTTATATTGTCATAAGCCTAATTCTATTCATGGCAAGTTTGAATTTTATCATTCCTCGATTACTGACTCAGAATGAAGCCGACTTCTCTGAATTTGAAAATGATATTGCTAGTTTGAAAGAAATTGAGAAACTTTCAACTGAGAGAAGTAAACAATTGTTTGATTTTGATGAATTGACTACACCAAATTATAGCCTTTTTGAATTTGATCCCAATCAAGTAAGTAGAGAGCAGTTAGAAAAATTGGGCGTTAAAAGTTATGTCATCAATAATTTGTTAAAATACAGAGCTAAAGGTGGACAGTTTAGGAAAAAAGAAGATTTGAAAAAAATATTCGGCTTTGATCTCGACACTTATAAACGACTGCAACCATATATTGTCATTAAAGCCAAGAATGTTAGTGAACACATTGATAACGAATCAACAGCTGCGAATAAAAACAAGAGTAACCTTCAAATTGACATCAATAGTTCGACAGCTGAAGAATTTCAACAGATAAAAGGGATAGGAGAAACCTATTCGAATAGAATTGTTGATTATCGTGAGCGGGTAGGAGGTTTCCATAAAATCGAGCAAATAGCAGAAGTATTTGGAATTGATAGTAGCCTTTATCAATCGATTGAGCATCAGTTGATCATTCAGGAAGTTGAATTGAAGCAAATCTCTTTAAACTTTGCTAGTATCAATGATTTGAAAAATCATCCTTATGTCGATTATAAGCTGGCACGAAAAATTTATGACGAAAGAGTGCAAAATGGGCCATATCAATCAATGGATACGTTTTTAGAAAGATGTGTTATTGAAGAAAGTCTGGCTGTAAAGATTACACCCTATCTTAAACTTTGGGATTGATTACTCATTATATATTTTCGGTGTGTTCTCTTATTGCTCCCAACTGAGTCACTCGAAGTGGACTCAGTTGAAATGTGATGTATCGTCCTAAAATAAGTTTACAGTTTTTTGCTTAATCCTGATATAGGTTTACTGTTTCATATTTTATTATTCCGTATATTTGATGCAAGCAATTAGAAATCAAAATATAAAATGCCTTCTTTTAAAAATGTTCTTACATATTGCTTGCTATTTATTTTATTCGGACCCTTGCATTTAATTGGTCAGCAAGCCGCTAAAAGCAATAGTGTCAAAAACCTATATGCTGGCTTTATAGAAAACAAAGGACAGATTTATGATCAAAATTTCGAACCTAATCCAGCGGTCAAATATCTGTTGTCATTAGGAAACGGATTGAATGTTCAGTTGAAGGCCAATAGTTTCAGTTACGATACTTATATTGTTGAAAGAAAGGTTCCT
The Bacteroidota bacterium genome window above contains:
- a CDS encoding DUF3857 domain-containing transglutaminase family protein; this translates as MKYVKLFLFLSTFLLSMQLLADNKYAVSEIPSQLLENAHAVVRYDYLKFETKGDHKGTKTFKYAITILNENGLYYTHVTVPYDKDHKLVSFVGKIYDANGTLIKVLDAAEDIIDMSNIPFGTLFTDSRVKIADMLVAKFPFTIEVEYIQKVKDLLFFPTFLFQPNNETSVEQSIFEIVIPEGSSFRFKEFNFEGKLDSIKEGKVLRYIWTETNLNAFEDEVYSFPFDKSLSRIITTANTVNFYNYIGKISTWEEFGKWVSRINDVDRELPLELKTEINELVKNASTELEKIQLIYKYVQSNTRYVNISYNIGGLRPQPPSTVYHLGYGDCKALTMYTMELLKITGIKSHYTLVKSGNSNTDIHISLPSFQFNHAILCVPQAEDTIWLECTSQTLPFGFLGSFTDDRHVLLITEKGGKIAKTSFYGVNDNKRFMTAEIDLQKSGDADAKLSFHYKGLEYDKVDFDQLIEAGNSYQKDWLYESLELSSFTITELEFKEDRKTVPEANITMNLDIKSFLSSGSHTMYFRPNMSLKWLNIPAIDSNRKTNLYFEDDYQDSISIVYTVPYGAEIDYLPSDKNETSDFGEYHCYFERLEKKVFRYTRSLKIHKGNYPPEKFNEYVAFVRKVVKADKELVILKKT
- the secG gene encoding preprotein translocase subunit SecG yields the protein MLTFLLIILILAALFLILVILAQNPKGGGVSATFGGSASQVIGARQTADFLEKATWYVAIGIFAIVVLTIVFIPDNSYQQGRDSMMSDQIEDMAAPIPQGAAEQQQATGETPEE
- a CDS encoding tetratricopeptide repeat protein; protein product: MNEVKIIGYISNPSSLLYKPDVDLLNELKEKYPYFQSAHLLHSIAINQTESVFSNSYLREAAIYAGSRAKMHHYFSADFTHKGRDVVSSVMRGTKSIQNKESTASDALIDRFIKTKPSIKKPISSFYNPAEKASKSIEEEEIFASETLAKIYIMQGRHDKAIKIYQKLSLINPEKSDYFALLIKHLEDKINE
- a CDS encoding LptE family protein yields the protein MRLLKLISVFTLVLCTPILFMQCGIYSLSGADLHPDIKSFTVIPFSNQASIVVPSLADDLTEQLKDKFRNEMNLTHTNSDGDIIFEGTITNYKTGPSSVSSGEIATTTRLIISVKVVYENKMNTDQNFSVNFSNYIDYDSNEDLSAIEDELITEISEMLIQDIFNRAVNNW
- a CDS encoding sigma-54-dependent Fis family transcriptional regulator, with protein sequence MISQNKIQEVKNRFEIVGNHTFLNRAIEKALKVAPTDISVLISGESGVGKEAFSKIIHHTSKRKHGHFIAVNCAAIPEGTIDSELFGHEKGAFTNAYDSRKGYFETVNGGTIFLDEISELPLETQSRLLRVLETGEFIKVGSSNVMKTDVRLIAASNKDLLEQTKNNKFREDLFYRLSTVTIPIPALRNRKEDIMFLAARFAMDFAEKYKTPLIEFNDEAVTMLQTQYWPGNIRQLKNLVEQISILEAERNITGAILHEYLPEAVSKELVPIKQHSFEADDGVKERDLLYKFLIDIRKDVTEVKTAVYDVLKNVRNQGDDFEQTIETATDRLLKAGNNLSDASYRFGKDNDITDSEVYSENTDVIEVQETLSLAEKEKEMIKVALVRHKGKRKPAAKELGISERTLYRKIKEYSLEDL
- a CDS encoding sodium:alanine symporter family protein — its product is MLQFIDKLLVNYNDYIGGYAILLLLIPTGLYFIIRLKFINVTKIWHSIRVVAGKYDSPEDKGDVNHFKALTTALSATVGTGNIVGVALAIYWGGPGAIFWMWVTGFLGMIIKYTECTLAHKYRQFNSDGTVSGGPMYYMEFGLKKKLGRFAKVLAIIFALAAILCSLGTGNMAQSNSMTGVFLSSFNIADAITIVGLSISTKYITAAVITLLVLLVIVGGLKRIADVTSKLVPIMAVLYFVSSITVVLLMYKEVPAAFALIFKSAFTGSAAAGGFVGSTFMMTLIWGVRRGLFSNEAGQGSAPIAHAAAKTEYSAREGMVASLEPLVDTLIICTLTALVIIVTGAWKSGAEEFAMTVTGMETGLGKIGFASSAKYIVSIGLLLFAFSTIISWSYYGSRSVIYLFGEKYVTPYRYLYALFVFFGCIWGVDIVWHFVDAVITFMTIPNLIAILLLSSVVMSETKRYFKDMKQLKKQNN
- a CDS encoding alanine:cation symporter family protein; its protein translation is MLIAQISFAQNEGSEKAKDQSKISHKINDVFAPIVEKMGDVLFWDPFSAMGIYDSQVYDKKGNVVVDENGEPVSAPLKLIVVWLICGALFFTIFMRFINIRGFKHAIGLVRGKYSNPNHKGEVSHFQALATALSATVGLGNIASVAIAISIGGPGATFWMIVAGLLGMSSKFTECTLGVKYRNIDTNGVVSGGPMYYLSKGLAKRNMKGLGQGLAIIFSILVIGGSIGGGNMFQANQSLSQFTTVIPAIGNFKVAYGIILAILVGIVIVGGIKSIARVTEKIVPFMAVLYVSAALIIIFMNIAHAGDAFKLIWNGAFQADAMKGGLIGVLIIGFQRASFSNEAGVGSAAIAHSAVKTNEPITEGLVSLLEPFIDTVVICTMTALVIIFTGFYNNPAGLEGAQLTSAAFKSVIPWFPWVLVIAIFLFAFSTMISWSYYGLKGFDYLFGSLFEKVFGHRKYMKLTYQLFFLACIVIGASSELGAVLDFSDMMILSMAFPNIIGLLIMAPEVKRDLSDYLSRVKSGAIKKYK